Proteins encoded in a region of the Rhizobium sp. CC-YZS058 genome:
- a CDS encoding shikimate kinase has translation MSDVVEPVSEALVQQVKSVLGKRNLVFVGLMGAGKSAIGRLTAQTLGIPFVDSDHEIERVSRMTIAELFAQYGEPEFRALETRVIRRLLTSGARVVSTGGGAYINEATRRQIRKNGLSVWLNADLDVLWERVNKRDTRPLLKTEDPKGTLARLMEARYPIYAEADVSVLSRDVKKERMVEEVLEAVAALKRT, from the coding sequence ATGAGTGACGTGGTCGAACCCGTGTCGGAGGCGCTGGTCCAGCAGGTGAAATCCGTGCTTGGAAAGCGCAACCTCGTCTTCGTCGGGCTGATGGGGGCCGGCAAGTCGGCCATCGGCCGGCTCACGGCCCAGACGCTCGGCATCCCCTTCGTCGATTCCGATCACGAGATCGAGCGTGTCTCGCGGATGACCATCGCCGAACTGTTCGCCCAATATGGCGAGCCGGAATTCCGGGCGCTTGAAACCCGCGTGATCCGGCGGCTGCTCACCTCCGGCGCGCGTGTCGTGTCGACGGGCGGGGGTGCCTATATCAACGAGGCCACCCGGCGGCAGATCCGCAAGAACGGCCTGTCGGTCTGGCTGAATGCCGATCTCGACGTCCTCTGGGAACGGGTCAACAAGCGCGACACTCGTCCGCTGTTGAAGACCGAAGACCCCAAGGGCACGCTGGCGCGCCTGATGGAGGCCCGCTACCCGATCTATGCCGAAGCCGATGTCAGCGTGCTCTCGCGCGACGTCAAGAAGGAGCGCATGGTGGAGGAGGTTCTCGAAGCCGTCGCCGCGCTGAAGAGGACCTGA
- the aroB gene encoding 3-dehydroquinate synthase, with translation MTATPSPARTIRVDLGERAYDILIGPGLIASAAGEIAARLKGRRMAVVTDEHVAPLYLEPFMAGLAAAGIEAVSTILPAGEKTKSFEHLIPVCEAIIRARIERNDAVIALGGGVIGDLTGFAAGIVRRGSRFIQVPTSLLAQVDSSVGGKTGINSPQGKNLIGVFHQPDLVLADTDVLDTLSPREFRAGYAEVAKYGLIDRPDFFAWLEDNWQAVFAGGEARIEAIAVSCQAKADVVAADERENGRRALLNLGHTFGHALEAATAYESARLVHGEGVSIGMVLAHQFSARMNLASPDVAALVESHLRTVGLPTRLGDIPGGLPPAEVLMDAIAQDKKVKGGKLTFILTRGLGQSFVADDVPASAVLGFLEEKLSA, from the coding sequence ATGACCGCCACGCCGTCTCCCGCCCGCACGATCCGTGTCGATCTCGGCGAGCGCGCCTATGACATTCTGATCGGGCCCGGCCTGATCGCCTCGGCGGCCGGCGAGATCGCCGCGCGGCTGAAGGGCCGACGCATGGCGGTGGTGACGGATGAACATGTCGCGCCGCTCTATCTCGAACCCTTCATGGCCGGGCTGGCCGCAGCCGGTATCGAAGCGGTCTCGACCATCCTGCCGGCCGGCGAGAAGACCAAGAGTTTCGAGCATCTGATCCCGGTCTGCGAAGCGATCATCCGCGCGCGCATCGAGCGCAACGATGCGGTGATTGCGCTGGGCGGCGGGGTGATCGGCGATCTCACCGGCTTTGCCGCCGGCATCGTGCGGCGCGGCTCCCGCTTCATCCAGGTGCCGACCTCGCTTCTGGCGCAGGTCGATAGCTCCGTCGGCGGCAAGACCGGCATCAACTCGCCGCAGGGCAAGAACCTGATCGGCGTCTTCCACCAGCCGGATCTGGTGCTCGCCGATACCGACGTGCTGGACACGCTCTCGCCGCGCGAATTTCGTGCCGGCTATGCCGAAGTCGCCAAATATGGGCTGATTGACCGCCCCGATTTCTTCGCCTGGCTGGAGGACAACTGGCAGGCGGTCTTTGCAGGCGGCGAGGCGCGGATCGAGGCCATCGCGGTGAGCTGCCAGGCCAAGGCCGATGTTGTGGCGGCGGACGAGCGGGAGAACGGCCGCCGGGCGCTCCTGAACCTCGGCCATACCTTCGGCCATGCCCTGGAAGCGGCAACGGCCTATGAGAGTGCCCGGCTCGTCCATGGCGAAGGGGTCTCGATCGGCATGGTGCTCGCGCACCAGTTTTCCGCCCGCATGAACCTCGCAAGCCCCGATGTCGCGGCCCTTGTCGAGTCGCATCTAAGGACCGTCGGCCTGCCGACCCGGCTTGGCGATATTCCGGGCGGACTGCCGCCGGCCGAGGTGCTGATGGATGCGATTGCCCAGGACAAGAAGGTGAAGGGCGGCAAGCTGACCTTCATCCTGACGCGCGGCCTCGGACAATCCTTCGTGGCCGACGATGTGCCGGCCTCCGCCGTGCTCGGCTTCCTGGAAGAGAAACTTTCGGCCTGA
- a CDS encoding BolA family transcriptional regulator, with product MSVRERIEAKLSEAFSPERLAVIDESASHAGHQPDVTGTGETHMRVRIVADGFSGLSRLARHRAVNAVLQGELDAGLHALAIEAAAPGEATRW from the coding sequence ATGTCAGTCAGAGAGCGTATCGAGGCAAAGCTGAGCGAGGCTTTCTCGCCCGAGCGCCTGGCCGTGATCGACGAAAGCGCCAGCCATGCCGGCCATCAGCCGGATGTCACCGGCACGGGCGAAACTCATATGCGAGTTCGCATCGTGGCCGATGGCTTTTCAGGCCTTTCGAGGCTGGCCCGTCACCGGGCGGTCAATGCGGTGTTGCAGGGCGAACTTGACGCCGGGCTGCATGCGCTGGCGATCGAGGCGGCGGCGCCCGGCGAAGCGACGCGCTGGTAG
- a CDS encoding J domain-containing protein, with protein sequence MCLMKLDSKYFDTIRTKRRTSAKPERMAPVCQWDGCEENGAHRAPVGRNAENEYFMFCFEHVKEYNKGYNYFSGLSDTEIARYQKEALTGHRPTWTIGVNKSAKNGPAQSQTRSGTAGAQARMRDPFGFVSEARARAPKQEPRQRKLKTLEAKAFETLGLHADATQADIKAAYKDLVKKHHPDANGGDRGSEDRFRAVIQAYQLLKQAGFC encoded by the coding sequence ATGTGCCTCATGAAGCTCGATTCAAAATATTTCGATACGATCCGGACCAAGCGCCGCACGAGCGCCAAGCCAGAACGGATGGCGCCTGTCTGTCAGTGGGATGGCTGCGAGGAAAATGGCGCGCATCGCGCCCCGGTCGGCCGCAATGCCGAGAACGAGTACTTCATGTTCTGCTTCGAGCATGTGAAGGAGTACAACAAGGGCTACAACTACTTCTCCGGCCTCTCCGACACCGAGATCGCCCGCTACCAGAAGGAAGCCCTGACCGGCCATCGCCCGACCTGGACGATCGGCGTGAACAAGAGCGCGAAGAACGGCCCTGCCCAGTCTCAGACGCGCTCGGGCACCGCCGGCGCGCAGGCGCGGATGCGCGATCCCTTCGGCTTTGTCAGCGAAGCACGGGCCCGTGCGCCGAAGCAGGAGCCGCGCCAGCGCAAGCTGAAGACGCTGGAGGCCAAGGCCTTCGAAACCCTCGGCCTCCATGCCGATGCGACCCAGGCCGATATCAAGGCGGCCTACAAGGATCTCGTCAAGAAGCACCACCCGGATGCCAACGGCGGCGATCGCGGCTCGGAAGACCGATTTCGCGCGGTCATTCAGGCCTACCAATTGTTAAAGCAGGCCGGCTTCTGCTAG
- the cobS gene encoding cobaltochelatase subunit CobS → MSKVDLDISNLPDTTVSVREVFGIDTDLKVPAYSKGDAYVPDADPDYLFDRETTLAILAGFAHNRRVMVSGYHGTGKSTHIEQVAARLNWPCVRINLDSHVSRIDLVGKDAIVVKDGLQVTEFKDGILPWAYQHNVALVFDEYDAGRPDVMFVIQRVLESAGRLTLLDQSRVIRPHPAFRLFATANTVGLGDTTGLYHGTQQINQAQMDRWSIVTTLNYLPHDNEVDIVASKVKGFTEKRGRDTVSKMVRVADLTRAAFINGDLSTVMSPRTVITWAENAHIFGDIAFAFRVTFLNKCDELERALVAEHYQRAFGVELKESAANIVLDATA, encoded by the coding sequence ATGAGCAAGGTAGACCTCGATATTTCCAATCTTCCCGATACGACCGTATCCGTCCGCGAGGTCTTCGGCATCGATACGGACCTGAAGGTCCCGGCCTATTCCAAGGGCGATGCCTATGTGCCCGACGCCGATCCGGATTATCTGTTCGATCGCGAAACGACGCTCGCCATCCTCGCCGGCTTTGCCCACAACCGTCGCGTCATGGTGTCGGGCTATCACGGCACCGGCAAGTCCACCCATATCGAGCAGGTCGCCGCCCGGTTGAACTGGCCCTGCGTGCGCATCAACCTCGACAGCCATGTCAGCCGCATCGATCTCGTCGGCAAGGATGCGATCGTCGTCAAGGACGGGCTGCAGGTCACCGAGTTCAAGGACGGCATCCTGCCCTGGGCCTATCAGCACAATGTGGCGCTGGTTTTCGATGAATATGATGCCGGCCGTCCGGACGTGATGTTCGTCATCCAGCGCGTGCTGGAATCGGCGGGCCGCCTGACGCTCCTCGACCAGAGCCGCGTCATCCGTCCGCACCCCGCCTTCCGCCTGTTCGCCACCGCCAACACGGTCGGCCTCGGCGACACGACCGGTCTCTACCACGGCACGCAGCAGATCAACCAGGCGCAGATGGACCGTTGGTCGATCGTCACCACGCTCAACTATCTGCCGCATGACAATGAGGTCGATATCGTCGCATCCAAGGTGAAGGGCTTCACCGAGAAGCGCGGGCGCGACACGGTGTCGAAGATGGTGCGCGTCGCCGATCTCACCCGCGCCGCCTTCATCAACGGTGACCTTTCGACCGTCATGAGCCCGCGAACGGTCATCACCTGGGCCGAGAACGCCCATATCTTCGGCGATATCGCCTTCGCCTTCCGCGTCACCTTCCTCAACAAGTGCGACGAGCTGGAGCGGGCGCTGGTGGCCGAGCATTATCAGCGCGCCTTCGGCGTGGAGCTGAAGGAGAGCGCCGCCAACATCGTTCTCGACGCGACGGCCTGA